A region of the Gemmobacter fulvus genome:
CGCTGACCGTGGTGGAGGATTTCAGCCTCACCCTGAAAAAGGGCGAGTTCGTCAGCCTGATCGGCCATTCCGGCTGCGGCAAATCCACCGTGCTGACGATGACGGCGGGGCTGAACAGCATTTCCAAGGGCGCGATCAAGCTGGACGGGGTGCATGTGGAAGGCGCAGACCCCGAACGTGCCGTGGTGTTCCAGTCGCCCAACCTGTTCCCCTGGCTGACCGCCAAGGAGAATGTGGCGATCGGGGTGGACAAGGTCTACCCCAAGGCCAGCCAGGCCGAACGGCAAGAGGTGGTGGAATATTATCTGGAGCGGGTGGGCCTCGCCGATGCGATGGACCGCTCTGCCGCAGATATGTCCAACGGCATGCGCCAGCGCGTCGGCATCGCCCGCGCCTTCGCGCTGTCGCCCAAGCTGCTGCTGCTGGATGAACCCTTCGGCATGCTGGACAGCCTGACCCGCTGGGAATTGCAGGAAGTGCTGATGGAAGTGTGGTCGCGCACCAAGGTGACCGCCGTCTGCGTCACGCATGATGTGGATGAGGCGATCCTGCTGGCCGACCGCGTGGTGATGATGACCAACGGCCCGCGCGCCACCATCGGCAAGATCACCGAGGTGAACCTGCCGCGCCCGCGCAGCCGCAAAGACCTGCAAAACCATGCGGACTATTACCATTACCGGGCCGAAGTGCTGGAATTCCTTGCGGAATATGAGCATGGCGCCAAAAAGAAGGATGCTGCGTGATGATCCCTGGCACAGCCGAACGCAAAACCGAGAAACTTGTCGTCATCGGGGCCGGCATGGCCTCAGGCCGGGTTCTGGAACATCTGATGACCGAGGCGCCGGGCGCCTTTGACGTGACCCTGTTCAATGCCGAACCGCGCGGCAATTACAACCGCATCATGCTGTCGCCCGTGCTGTCGGGCGAAAAGACCTATGCCGAGATCGTGACCCATGATGACGACTGGTATGCGCAGCAGGGCATCGACTGCCGCTTTGGCGAAAGCATCGTCAAGATCGACCGCGCCAACAAGGTGGTCTATTCCAACGCGGGTGGCGTGCCCTATGACAAGCTGGTGATCGCCACCGGCTCGGCCCCCTTCATCATCCCGGTGCCGGGCAAGGATCTGCCCGGCGTTGTCAGCTACCGCGACCTTGACGATACGAACACGATGATCGCCGCCGCCCGACCGGGTGCGCAGGCGGTTGTCATTGGCGGCGGGCTTCTGGGGCTGGAAGCCGCTGCCGGGCTGGCGCTCCGGGGCATGGAGGTCACGGTGATCCATCTGATGGGTCATCTGATGGAGCGCCAGCTGGATCCTTCGGCGGGTTACCTTTTGCAAAAGGCGCTGGAAGCACGCGGCATCCGCATCCATTGCAAGGGCGCGACCAAGGCCATTCTGGGCACCGACCGGGTGGAGGCGGTGGCGCTGGAGGATGGCACCGTCTACGGCGCCGATCTTGTGGTGATGGCGGTGGGCATCCGCCCGGAAACCCGCATCGCCACCGATGCGCATCTGGAGGTGGCGCGCGGCATCACCGTCGATGATGCGCTGCGCACCTCTGACCCGGCGATCTGGGCGGTGGGCGAATGTGTGGAACATGACAAACAGCTGTTTGGTCTGGTCGCGCCCTTGTACGATCAGGCCAGGGTGGTGGCGGCCTCGCTTCTGGGCCACGAGGCCGCCTTCCGCCCGGTGCAGACGGCCACCAAGCTGAAAGTCACCGGCTGCGATCTGTTCAGCGCCGGGGATTTCGCCGAAGGGCCGGGCCGCGAGGATATCGTGTTCCGCGATCCGGGGCGCGGCGTCTACAAACGGCTGGTGATCGAGGGCGACAGGCTCATCGGCGCGGTGATGTATGGCGATACCGCCGATGGCGGCTGGTTCTTCGGGCTGATCAAGGATGGCACCGATATTTCCGCCATGCGCGACACGCTGATCTTTGGTCCGGCCTTTCAGGGGGGCCCCTCCGCGGACCCTTTGGCAGCCGTTGCAGCCTTGCCGCCTGAGGCGGAAATCTGTGGCTGCAACGGCGTCTGCAAAGGCAAGATCGTCTCGGCCATCGAAGGCGGGGCCACCACATTGGACGCGGTGCGCGCCCAGACCAAGGCCAGTTCATCCTGTGGCACCTGCACCGGACTGGTGGAGCAGGTTCTGGCGGTGACGATGGGCGATGCCTTCGTGCTGCCCACGGCGCAGCCGATGTGCAAATGCACCCGGCACACCCATGAGGATGTGCGGCGGCTGATCAAGGCGCAGGGGCTGAAGTCGATCCCGGCGGTGATGCAGGAACTGGGCTGGACCTCGGTCGGCGGCTGCGCCTCCTGCCGCCCGGCGCTGAACTATTACCTGCTGTCGGACTGGCCGCTGGACTATACCGATGACCGGCAGGCGCGCTTCGTGAACGAACGCAACCACGCCAATATCCAGAAGGACGGCACCTATTCGGTGGTGCCGCGCATGTGGGGCGGTGTCACCACCCCGGACGAGCTGCGCGCGATTGCCGATGCGGCAGACCGCTACAATGTGCCGATGGTCAAGGTGACGGGCGGCCAGAGGATCGACCTGCTGGGCGTCCGCAAAGAGGATCTGCCTGCGATCTGGGCCGATTTCAACGCGGCGGGCATGGTGTCGGGCCATGCCTATTCCAAAGGGCTGCGCACGGTCAAAACCTGTGTCGGATCCGAATTCTGCCGCTTTGGCACGCAGGACAGCACCGGGCTTGGCATCCGGCTGGAAAAGCACCTCTGGGGATCGTGGACGCCCGCCAAGGTCAAGCTGGGGGTTTCGGGCTGCCCGCGCAACTGCGCCGAGGCCACCTGCAAGGACATCGGCATCGTCTGTGTCGACAGCGGTTATCAGATCAGTGTGGCCGGGGCGGCGGGCATGGATGTGAAGGAAACCGAGTTGCTCTGCACCGTCGCCACCGAAGACGAGGTGATGGAGATCGTGTCGGCCTTTGTGCAGCTTTACCGCGAAAACAGCCGCTACCTGCACCGCATCTACAAATTCGTGGCCAAGACCGGCCTTGACTGGTGCAAGGCGCAGGTCGTCGCGGATCTGGACAACCGCCGCGCCCTCGCCGCCCGGTTCGAGCTGAGCCAATCCGTCTACCGCACCGACCCCTGGGCCGAACATGCCGCGCCGCGCGAACGCGCCAAGTGGCAGCCTTTGGCCGATCTTTCGCTGGAGGCCGCAGAATGACCCGTTATCTGGATATCGGCCCGCTGGACGACATTCCGCGCGAAGGTGCGCGGGTGGTAAAAACCGCGATGGGCTGCGTTGCCGTCTTTCGCACCGCGACCGATGCGGTGTTCGCGCTGGATGACCGCTGCCCGCACAAGGGCGGCCCGCTGTCCGAAGGCATCGTGCATGGCACCTCGGTCACCTGCCCGCTGCATGCCTGGGTGTTCGACATGGGCACCGGCGCCGCACAGGGCGCGGATGAGGGTCAGGTGGCCACCTATGACGTGCGGGTGGAGGCCGGGCGTGTCCTGCTCGACACCAGCCGCATTCTGCGGGAGCGCGCGGCATGACAGATCCGCGCGATGCCGGGCAGACCCTGACCGACGGGCAGACCGGGCGACAGGCGGAAGCCATCCGCACCACCTGCCCCTATTGCGGTGTGGGCTGCGGCGTGCTGGCCCGGCAGACCGCGCAGGGCTGGGAGATCGCGGGCGACCCCGATCACCCGGCCAATATGGGACGGCTCTGCTCCAAAGGTGCCGCGCTGGGCGAAACGCTGGGGCTTGAGGGGCGTCTGCTCGCGCCGCAGATCCATGGGCAAGAGGCCAATTGGGATACGGCGCTGGATCTGGTAGCGGCCAAGTTCCGCGCAGCGATTGACACCCACGGGCCGGATGCGGTGGCCTTCTATGTGTCCGGTCAATTGCTGACCGAGGATTATTATGTCGCCAACAAGCTGATGAAGGGCTTCATCGGCAGCGCCAATATCGACACCAATTCGCGGCTCTGCATGGCATCCTCGGTCGCGGGCCATCGCCGCGCCTTTGGCACCGATACCGTGCCGGGGCTCTATGAGGATCTGGAACAGGCGGATCTGGTGGTGCTGGTCGGCTCCAATCTGGCGTGGTGCCATCCGGTGCTGTTCCAGCGCCTTGTCGCCGCCAAGGCGGCACGGCCCGCGCTGCGGGTGGTGGTGGTCGATCCGCGCCGCACCGCCAGCTGCGATCTGGCCGATCTGCATCTGGCGCTGGCCCCCGGCAGCGATGCCGCCCTGTTCAACGCGTTGCTGGTGCATCTGGCCGACAGCGGCAAGGTGGATGCCGACTTTATAAACAACATCAATGGGTTTGACGCAGCTCTTGAAGCGGCGCGTCAAGAAGATTCCGCCCGCTGCAACCTGCCGCAGGCCGATCTGGAGGCCTTCCTTGCCCTTTGGGCGGGCACGCAGAAGGTGGTGACGGTCTATAGTCAGGGCATCAACCAATCCGCCTCGGGCAGCGACAAGGTGAATGCCATTCTCAACTGCCATCTGGCGACCGGGCGCATTGGTCGGCCCGGCATGGGGCCGTTTTCGGTGACGGGGCAACCCAATGCGATGGGCGGGCGTGAAGTGGGCGGGCTTGCCAATATGCTCGCCTGCCATCTGGAGCTGGAGGTCCCCGCCCACCGCGCCGCCGTGCAGACCTTCTGGGCCGCCCCCGCCATGCCCGAAACACCCGGCCTCAAGGCGGTGGACATGTTCCGCGCGGTCGAGGCCGGAACAATCAAGGCGCTGTGGATCATCTGCACCAACCCCGCCGTGTCGATGCCTGATGCCGATCGGGTGGCGCGGGCGATTGCCTCATGCGATTTTGTGGTGGTCAGCGACATGATGGCTTCGACCGATACCACCCGGCTGGCGCATGTGCTGCTGCCCGCAACTGGCTGGGGAGAAAAGGATGGCACCGTCACCAATTCCGAACGCCGGATCAGCCGCCAGCGCGCGCTGCGCCCCGCCGCAGGGCAGGCAAGGCATGATTGGCAGATCCTGGCCGAGGTTGGCCGCCGCATGGGCTGGGCCGAGGCTTTCGCCTGGGACTATCCGGCCCAGATCTTTGCCGAACATGCAGCACTCTCGGGCATCGCCGGCGCCCTGGGCAGCGATTTCGACATTTCCGACCATGCGGGCATCAGCAGCGCCGGGTTCGACGCGCTGGCACCGTTTCTCTGGCCCGCCAATCCGCGCCAGCGCGGCGGGCGTTTCTTTGCCGAGGGGCGGTTTCACACCGCCGATGGCCGGGCGCGGATGCTGCCGATCACCGCGCGCACGCCGCAGCCCACCGATGCGGCACATCCGTTCCGCCTGAACACCGGCCGGGTGCGCGACCATTGGCATACGATGACGCGGACC
Encoded here:
- the nirD gene encoding nitrite reductase small subunit NirD: MTRYLDIGPLDDIPREGARVVKTAMGCVAVFRTATDAVFALDDRCPHKGGPLSEGIVHGTSVTCPLHAWVFDMGTGAAQGADEGQVATYDVRVEAGRVLLDTSRILRERAA
- the nirB gene encoding nitrite reductase large subunit NirB, which translates into the protein MIPGTAERKTEKLVVIGAGMASGRVLEHLMTEAPGAFDVTLFNAEPRGNYNRIMLSPVLSGEKTYAEIVTHDDDWYAQQGIDCRFGESIVKIDRANKVVYSNAGGVPYDKLVIATGSAPFIIPVPGKDLPGVVSYRDLDDTNTMIAAARPGAQAVVIGGGLLGLEAAAGLALRGMEVTVIHLMGHLMERQLDPSAGYLLQKALEARGIRIHCKGATKAILGTDRVEAVALEDGTVYGADLVVMAVGIRPETRIATDAHLEVARGITVDDALRTSDPAIWAVGECVEHDKQLFGLVAPLYDQARVVAASLLGHEAAFRPVQTATKLKVTGCDLFSAGDFAEGPGREDIVFRDPGRGVYKRLVIEGDRLIGAVMYGDTADGGWFFGLIKDGTDISAMRDTLIFGPAFQGGPSADPLAAVAALPPEAEICGCNGVCKGKIVSAIEGGATTLDAVRAQTKASSSCGTCTGLVEQVLAVTMGDAFVLPTAQPMCKCTRHTHEDVRRLIKAQGLKSIPAVMQELGWTSVGGCASCRPALNYYLLSDWPLDYTDDRQARFVNERNHANIQKDGTYSVVPRMWGGVTTPDELRAIADAADRYNVPMVKVTGGQRIDLLGVRKEDLPAIWADFNAAGMVSGHAYSKGLRTVKTCVGSEFCRFGTQDSTGLGIRLEKHLWGSWTPAKVKLGVSGCPRNCAEATCKDIGIVCVDSGYQISVAGAAGMDVKETELLCTVATEDEVMEIVSAFVQLYRENSRYLHRIYKFVAKTGLDWCKAQVVADLDNRRALAARFELSQSVYRTDPWAEHAAPRERAKWQPLADLSLEAAE
- a CDS encoding nitrate reductase; this encodes MTDPRDAGQTLTDGQTGRQAEAIRTTCPYCGVGCGVLARQTAQGWEIAGDPDHPANMGRLCSKGAALGETLGLEGRLLAPQIHGQEANWDTALDLVAAKFRAAIDTHGPDAVAFYVSGQLLTEDYYVANKLMKGFIGSANIDTNSRLCMASSVAGHRRAFGTDTVPGLYEDLEQADLVVLVGSNLAWCHPVLFQRLVAAKAARPALRVVVVDPRRTASCDLADLHLALAPGSDAALFNALLVHLADSGKVDADFINNINGFDAALEAARQEDSARCNLPQADLEAFLALWAGTQKVVTVYSQGINQSASGSDKVNAILNCHLATGRIGRPGMGPFSVTGQPNAMGGREVGGLANMLACHLELEVPAHRAAVQTFWAAPAMPETPGLKAVDMFRAVEAGTIKALWIICTNPAVSMPDADRVARAIASCDFVVVSDMMASTDTTRLAHVLLPATGWGEKDGTVTNSERRISRQRALRPAAGQARHDWQILAEVGRRMGWAEAFAWDYPAQIFAEHAALSGIAGALGSDFDISDHAGISSAGFDALAPFLWPANPRQRGGRFFAEGRFHTADGRARMLPITARTPQPTDAAHPFRLNTGRVRDHWHTMTRTGLSARLSQHLAEPYLEIHPHDAAALGLAAASLAEVTSPQGRAVLRVLISDKVAPGHPFAPIHWSGETAPTGRVDALVPAITDPVSGQPDSKAAVVAIAPFPAAWFGYAVTAQDLRPDCAYWARATLGHGGWRYELAGTHCPDDWGREARRLLSVPDSAAMQAYSDPARGQHRMVFTETGRLIAALFIDRQPVAVARDHLASLIGAEPERDALAGRPAADRPDPGATVCACFNVGVNTLARAIAEQGLLSVEAIGDALKAGTNCGSCRPEIKALIARHSPAMKEAAE